In Bombus pascuorum chromosome 13, iyBomPasc1.1, whole genome shotgun sequence, a single genomic region encodes these proteins:
- the LOC132913168 gene encoding heterogeneous nuclear ribonucleoprotein U-like protein 1 isoform X2 produces the protein MDPEKLKVVELRTELSKRGLDTKGVKSVLVERLRKAIEEENASQVNQGKANISAEDTQDEAVQEKSEESTKIPQTPKKSSRLSKTAPVMTPKEDSTKKSSRRTTRTPYSSRRRTSPKKADQNDMSREPSPTVSESAMQEETMPDETMPDESAIQEEISMQEEKPLSPKKDEQEETKDLFSSVENKDANSMEVVKEDDIKDADVTESSEKEKNTSISQASPAKSQNVEYSDADVPTSVESLDNKNETDPKQEPTVIKSNLEAVENTHVKESENIVSKVQENEKSTIIYDACDDIDDMKKEVNEIKDENIESVDNDHVVESVNDTENTDIPDPEQQINELLEEDQDIDINENDELKEEKLLEDKDALSTSDKDMDSSIERKQDEEDIEMSEVRHEEDADVDMKEQDTNDIVMDRKRKRSPSPIEDRHESPAPVLIENEPEIDDSALILSWYDSDLNLVIDKDGYFTATPMHNDGFSHMWAGARASYGFLCGKVYYETKIVEHCTINSGNEEHPHVLRIGWSTPYTSMQLGEEKFSFGYSSTGKKLADNQYEDYGLEFGKDDIIGCYLDATSENVIMSYTVNGKDQGVAFRISKEELNDKPLFPHILSKNCSFACNFGQETPWTEVILQDYVSIGNVESQYKTPGPRRPERKDECEVIMMCGLPACGKSTWATQYAAEHPQKMYNILGLSSLINKMKDPGLSYKEGYNEQWRILIDKCTDALDRLTEMASSRRRNYILDQTNVYPSVQRRKMKNFCGYQRKAVVVVPSEDEFKSRTVKHKPIDSKEISDSMLLEMKANFRAPVVGESFNVVDWVELNREEGEKLIETYNKEGKDAGYGGQQRSKRARIDSRSENIHENRGDVRSNRDNRDNRDYRDRRNSDRNRNPLWRGNVGWRDRPQRGGGHIRHGSGYGPPMPRRRRGVPIPLVHRGMSRRGGTVDRRGGNDRGRALGSRQGSRSRAPIGNYQVSQQSVWSQQGNWPSGQSQEGWGQQNNWGSQPWGNWKSYGQGSYNQSNYNQQGYGNGNWNSWNQQYYNQYWGQQQQSGQTTTSSGQTTSKQ, from the exons ATGGATCCGGAAAAGTTAAAAGTGGTCGAATTACGGACAGAACTCTCAAAGCGTGGACTCGATACGAAAGGCGTCAAGTCAGTGCTTGTTGAGAGACTTCGTAAGGCGATAGAAGAGGAAAATGCAAGCC aaGTAAATCAAGGAAAAGCAAATATCAGTGCAGAAGACACACAAGATGAAGCGGTTCAAGAAAAAAGTGAGGAATCGACAAAAATACCACAGACACCAAAAAAGTCTAGTAGATTGTCAAAAACAGCACCTGTGATGACGCCAAAGGAAGATTCAACAAAAAAATCCTCTAGGAGGACTACTAGAACTCCATACTCTAGTAGGCGGAGGACATCTCCAAAGAAAGCAGATCAGAATGACATGTCTCGTGAACCATCTCCAACAGTATCTGAATCTGCTATGCAAGAGGAAACTATGCCAGATGAAACTATGCCAGATGAAAGTGCTATACAAGAAGAAATATCTATGCAAGAAGAAAAGCCTTTGTCACCCAAAAAGGATGaacaagaagaaacaaaagatttattttcaagtgtagaaaataaagatgCTAATTCTATGGAAGTTGTGAAAGAAGATGATATAAAAGATGCAGATGTTACAGAAAGCagtgagaaagaaaaaaacacaAGTATATCACAAGCATCTCCAGCGAAATCACAAAATGTTGAGTATAGCGATGCCGATGTTCCAACATCAGTGGAATcattagataataaaaatgaaacagatCCAAAACAGGAACCAACAGTGATCAAATCAAACCTAGAAGCAGTAGAAAATACACATGTAAAAGAAAG tgagaatattgtttcaaaagtacaagaaaatgagaaatcaACTATAATTTATGATGCATGCGATGATATAGAtgatatgaaaaaagaagttaatgaaataaaggatgaaaatatagaatctGTAGATAATGATCATGTTGTAGAATCTGTTAATGATACtgaaaatactgacattcctGACCCAGAACAACAAATAAATGAGTTACTTGAAGAAGATCAAGACATAGATATCAATGAAAATGATGAATTAAAAGAGGAGAAGTTACTAGAAGATAAAGACGCCTTGTCTACTAGTGATAAAGATATGGACAGTAGCATCGAGAGAAAGCAAGATGAAgag GATATAGAAATGTCAGAAGTTAGACACGAAGAAGATGCTGATGTAGATATGAAAGAACAAGATACAAACGACATTGTTATGGATAGGAAGCGGAAAAGATCTCCTAGCCCTATAGAAGATCGACACGAATCGCCAGCTCCTGTTCTCATCGAGAATGAGCCAGAAATCGACGATTCTGCTTTAATACTATCCTGGT ATGACTCAGATTTAAATTTGGTTATTGATAAGGATGGATATTTTACTGCTACACCTATGCACAACGACGGATTTTCACATATGTGGGCTGGAGCAAGAGCATCCTACGGTTTTCTCTGTGGAAAGGTTTactatgaaacaaaaatagtGGAACACTGTACTATTAATTCAGGAAACGAAGAGCATCCACATGTACTCAGAATTGGTTGGTCCACTCCTTATACTTCAATGCAACttggtgaagaaaaatttAGTTTTGGATATAGCAGCACTGGTAAAAAATTGGCGGATAATCAATACGAAGATTATGGGCTTGAATTTGGAAAAGACGACATAATTGGTTGTTATTTGGATGCAACATCCGAAAATGTTATTATGTCTTATACAGTCAATGGAAAAGATCAAGGTGTAGCATTTCGTATCTCAAAAGAAGAACTCAATGACAAACCATTGTTTCCACATATTTTGAGTAAAAATTGTAGTTTCGCTTGCAATTTTGGCCAAGAAACACCATGGACAGAAGTAATTTTACAAGATTACGTTTCAATCGGCAATGTGGAGTCTCAATATAAAACTCCTGGCCCGCGAAGGCCAGAGAGGAAAGACGAATGTGAAGTAATAATGATGTGTGGATTACCTGCTTGCGGGAAATCTACCTGGGCAACACAATACGCGGCTGAACATCCTCAAAAGATGTACAATATCTTAGGACTCAGTagtctaattaataaaatgaag GATCCCGGATTATCGTATAAAGAAGGATATAATGAACAATGGAGAATACTTATCGATAAATGTACCGACGCATTAGACAGACTAACGGAAATGGCTTCTAGTAGAagacgtaattatatattagatCAG ACAAATGTGTATCCTTCGGTACAACGACgtaaaatgaagaatttcTGTGGATATCAAAGAAAGGCAGTAGTTGTAGTTCCATCAGAAGACGAATTTAAGTCACGAACTGTCAAACATAAACCAATAGATAGTAAAGAGATTTCTGATTCTATGCTTTTGGAGATGAAAG CGAATTTTAGAGCTCCCGTTGTTGGCGAATCTTTCAATGTTGTTGATTGGGTCGAGCTTAATCGAGAAGAAGGTGAAAAACTAATAGAAACCTATAATAAAGAGGGAAAAGATGCAGGCTATGGTGGGCAACAAAGAAGTAAACGAGCACGCATAGATTCGAggtcagaaaatattcatgaaaatcgAGGTGACGTAAGAAGTAATCGAGATAACAGGGACAATCGAGATTATCGTGACAGACGAA aTTCCGACAGGAATCGTAATCCCCTTTGGCGAGGTAATGTGGGATGGAGAGATAGACCACAAAGAGGAGGTGGTCACATACGACACGGCAGTGGTTATGGACCACCAATGCCACGAAGAAGAAGGGGAGTACCTATCCCACTTGTACACCGAGGAATGAGTAGAAGAGGTGGTACTGTCGATAGAAGAGGAGGAAACGATAGAGGCCGAGCTTTAGGTTCTCGCCAAGGTTCCCGGTCAAGAGCTCCAATAgg GAATTACCAAGTCTCACAACAGTCCGTGTGGAGTCAACAAGGCAACTGGCCAAGCGGTCAATCTCAAGAAGGCTGGGGCCAACAAAATAATTGGGGATCGCAACCGTGGGGTAACTGGAAAAGCTATGGACAAGGATCCTACAATCAAAGCAATTACAATCAACAAGGTTATGGCAACGGAAATTGGAATAGTTGGAATCAGCAGTATTATAATCAGTATTGGGGCCAGCAGCAACAGAGCGGACAAACTACGACAAGTAGCGGACAGACAACAAGCAAACAATAA
- the LOC132913168 gene encoding heterogeneous nuclear ribonucleoprotein U-like protein 1 isoform X1, translated as MDPEKLKVVELRTELSKRGLDTKGVKSVLVERLRKAIEEENASQVNQGKANISAEDTQDEAVQEKSEESTKIPQTPKKSSRLSKTAPVMTPKEDSTKKSSRRTTRTPYSSRRRTSPKKADQNDMSREPSPTVSESAMQEETMPDETMPDESAIQEEISMQEEKPLSPKKDEQEETKDLFSSVENKDANSMEVVKEDDIKDADVTESSEKEKNTSISQASPAKSQNVEYSDADVPTSVESLDNKNETDPKQEPTVIKSNLEAVENTHVKESENIVSKVQENEKSTIIYDACDDIDDMKKEVNEIKDENIESVDNDHVVESVNDTENTDIPDPEQQINELLEEDQDIDINENDELKEEKLLEDKDALSTSDKDMDSSIERKQDEEDIEMSEVRHEEDADVDMKEQDTNDIVMDRKRKRSPSPIEDRHESPAPVLIENEPEIDDSALILSWYDSDLNLVIDKDGYFTATPMHNDGFSHMWAGARASYGFLCGKVYYETKIVEHCTINSGNEEHPHVLRIGWSTPYTSMQLGEEKFSFGYSSTGKKLADNQYEDYGLEFGKDDIIGCYLDATSENVIMSYTVNGKDQGVAFRISKEELNDKPLFPHILSKNCSFACNFGQETPWTEVILQDYVSIGNVESQYKTPGPRRPERKDECEVIMMCGLPACGKSTWATQYAAEHPQKMYNILGLSSLINKMKDPGLSYKEGYNEQWRILIDKCTDALDRLTEMASSRRRNYILDQTNVYPSVQRRKMKNFCGYQRKAVVVVPSEDEFKSRTVKHKPIDSKEISDSMLLEMKANFRAPVVGESFNVVDWVELNREEGEKLIETYNKEGKDAGYGGQQRSKRARIDSRSENIHENRGDVRSNRDNRDNRDYRDRRSNYSDRNRNPLWRGNVGWRDRPQRGGGHIRHGSGYGPPMPRRRRGVPIPLVHRGMSRRGGTVDRRGGNDRGRALGSRQGSRSRAPIGNYQVSQQSVWSQQGNWPSGQSQEGWGQQNNWGSQPWGNWKSYGQGSYNQSNYNQQGYGNGNWNSWNQQYYNQYWGQQQQSGQTTTSSGQTTSKQ; from the exons ATGGATCCGGAAAAGTTAAAAGTGGTCGAATTACGGACAGAACTCTCAAAGCGTGGACTCGATACGAAAGGCGTCAAGTCAGTGCTTGTTGAGAGACTTCGTAAGGCGATAGAAGAGGAAAATGCAAGCC aaGTAAATCAAGGAAAAGCAAATATCAGTGCAGAAGACACACAAGATGAAGCGGTTCAAGAAAAAAGTGAGGAATCGACAAAAATACCACAGACACCAAAAAAGTCTAGTAGATTGTCAAAAACAGCACCTGTGATGACGCCAAAGGAAGATTCAACAAAAAAATCCTCTAGGAGGACTACTAGAACTCCATACTCTAGTAGGCGGAGGACATCTCCAAAGAAAGCAGATCAGAATGACATGTCTCGTGAACCATCTCCAACAGTATCTGAATCTGCTATGCAAGAGGAAACTATGCCAGATGAAACTATGCCAGATGAAAGTGCTATACAAGAAGAAATATCTATGCAAGAAGAAAAGCCTTTGTCACCCAAAAAGGATGaacaagaagaaacaaaagatttattttcaagtgtagaaaataaagatgCTAATTCTATGGAAGTTGTGAAAGAAGATGATATAAAAGATGCAGATGTTACAGAAAGCagtgagaaagaaaaaaacacaAGTATATCACAAGCATCTCCAGCGAAATCACAAAATGTTGAGTATAGCGATGCCGATGTTCCAACATCAGTGGAATcattagataataaaaatgaaacagatCCAAAACAGGAACCAACAGTGATCAAATCAAACCTAGAAGCAGTAGAAAATACACATGTAAAAGAAAG tgagaatattgtttcaaaagtacaagaaaatgagaaatcaACTATAATTTATGATGCATGCGATGATATAGAtgatatgaaaaaagaagttaatgaaataaaggatgaaaatatagaatctGTAGATAATGATCATGTTGTAGAATCTGTTAATGATACtgaaaatactgacattcctGACCCAGAACAACAAATAAATGAGTTACTTGAAGAAGATCAAGACATAGATATCAATGAAAATGATGAATTAAAAGAGGAGAAGTTACTAGAAGATAAAGACGCCTTGTCTACTAGTGATAAAGATATGGACAGTAGCATCGAGAGAAAGCAAGATGAAgag GATATAGAAATGTCAGAAGTTAGACACGAAGAAGATGCTGATGTAGATATGAAAGAACAAGATACAAACGACATTGTTATGGATAGGAAGCGGAAAAGATCTCCTAGCCCTATAGAAGATCGACACGAATCGCCAGCTCCTGTTCTCATCGAGAATGAGCCAGAAATCGACGATTCTGCTTTAATACTATCCTGGT ATGACTCAGATTTAAATTTGGTTATTGATAAGGATGGATATTTTACTGCTACACCTATGCACAACGACGGATTTTCACATATGTGGGCTGGAGCAAGAGCATCCTACGGTTTTCTCTGTGGAAAGGTTTactatgaaacaaaaatagtGGAACACTGTACTATTAATTCAGGAAACGAAGAGCATCCACATGTACTCAGAATTGGTTGGTCCACTCCTTATACTTCAATGCAACttggtgaagaaaaatttAGTTTTGGATATAGCAGCACTGGTAAAAAATTGGCGGATAATCAATACGAAGATTATGGGCTTGAATTTGGAAAAGACGACATAATTGGTTGTTATTTGGATGCAACATCCGAAAATGTTATTATGTCTTATACAGTCAATGGAAAAGATCAAGGTGTAGCATTTCGTATCTCAAAAGAAGAACTCAATGACAAACCATTGTTTCCACATATTTTGAGTAAAAATTGTAGTTTCGCTTGCAATTTTGGCCAAGAAACACCATGGACAGAAGTAATTTTACAAGATTACGTTTCAATCGGCAATGTGGAGTCTCAATATAAAACTCCTGGCCCGCGAAGGCCAGAGAGGAAAGACGAATGTGAAGTAATAATGATGTGTGGATTACCTGCTTGCGGGAAATCTACCTGGGCAACACAATACGCGGCTGAACATCCTCAAAAGATGTACAATATCTTAGGACTCAGTagtctaattaataaaatgaag GATCCCGGATTATCGTATAAAGAAGGATATAATGAACAATGGAGAATACTTATCGATAAATGTACCGACGCATTAGACAGACTAACGGAAATGGCTTCTAGTAGAagacgtaattatatattagatCAG ACAAATGTGTATCCTTCGGTACAACGACgtaaaatgaagaatttcTGTGGATATCAAAGAAAGGCAGTAGTTGTAGTTCCATCAGAAGACGAATTTAAGTCACGAACTGTCAAACATAAACCAATAGATAGTAAAGAGATTTCTGATTCTATGCTTTTGGAGATGAAAG CGAATTTTAGAGCTCCCGTTGTTGGCGAATCTTTCAATGTTGTTGATTGGGTCGAGCTTAATCGAGAAGAAGGTGAAAAACTAATAGAAACCTATAATAAAGAGGGAAAAGATGCAGGCTATGGTGGGCAACAAAGAAGTAAACGAGCACGCATAGATTCGAggtcagaaaatattcatgaaaatcgAGGTGACGTAAGAAGTAATCGAGATAACAGGGACAATCGAGATTATCGTGACAGACGAAGCAATT aTTCCGACAGGAATCGTAATCCCCTTTGGCGAGGTAATGTGGGATGGAGAGATAGACCACAAAGAGGAGGTGGTCACATACGACACGGCAGTGGTTATGGACCACCAATGCCACGAAGAAGAAGGGGAGTACCTATCCCACTTGTACACCGAGGAATGAGTAGAAGAGGTGGTACTGTCGATAGAAGAGGAGGAAACGATAGAGGCCGAGCTTTAGGTTCTCGCCAAGGTTCCCGGTCAAGAGCTCCAATAgg GAATTACCAAGTCTCACAACAGTCCGTGTGGAGTCAACAAGGCAACTGGCCAAGCGGTCAATCTCAAGAAGGCTGGGGCCAACAAAATAATTGGGGATCGCAACCGTGGGGTAACTGGAAAAGCTATGGACAAGGATCCTACAATCAAAGCAATTACAATCAACAAGGTTATGGCAACGGAAATTGGAATAGTTGGAATCAGCAGTATTATAATCAGTATTGGGGCCAGCAGCAACAGAGCGGACAAACTACGACAAGTAGCGGACAGACAACAAGCAAACAATAA